The Halobacterium litoreum genome includes a region encoding these proteins:
- a CDS encoding aminoacyl--tRNA ligase-related protein → MRRSEAFLPATRETPGAGTDAAKLLARAGLVRAFGSGLWGFTPAGQRVREKLTDRVTAAMDDIGGQRVSLPGLQYGERWRESGRWRDFEDEMFTLENRDGQAMCLAPSHEEGMVHLVDGRARSHDDLPLLLYQVESKFRDDRARNGLVRTKEFAMKDAYSFHADRESLRETYHEVRAAYERVFDSVGLDVAVVDADNTVMGGSRSEEFLAPVAEGSDRLVYCTADGCRFGVTDEHDAFADFEAGDACPDCGGDLRASDGIEVGHVFDLGTRYSEAMGLTVDTADGGERAVEMGSYGLGIDRLLQTLVQQRGDEESCAWPVTDWGCVAPYRAAVIPVGDGEVADVAERIYDDCGREDVLFYDELSVGERFAESGLLGLPAKVVVGNEYRDSGVVDVEMAEETVQVAPEEVADVVSRFAAGATE, encoded by the coding sequence GTGCGGCGTAGCGAGGCGTTCCTGCCCGCGACCCGGGAGACGCCCGGCGCGGGGACGGACGCGGCGAAACTGCTGGCTCGCGCCGGCCTGGTTCGCGCGTTCGGGAGCGGCCTCTGGGGCTTTACGCCCGCCGGCCAGCGCGTCCGCGAGAAACTCACCGACCGCGTGACCGCGGCGATGGACGATATCGGCGGGCAGCGCGTCAGCCTCCCCGGCCTCCAGTACGGCGAGCGCTGGCGCGAGAGCGGGCGCTGGCGGGACTTCGAGGACGAGATGTTCACCCTCGAGAACCGCGACGGGCAGGCGATGTGTCTCGCGCCCAGCCACGAGGAGGGGATGGTCCACCTCGTGGACGGCCGCGCGCGCTCCCACGACGACCTCCCCCTCCTGCTGTATCAGGTCGAGTCGAAGTTCCGGGACGACCGGGCGCGAAACGGCCTCGTCCGCACGAAGGAGTTCGCGATGAAAGACGCGTACAGTTTCCACGCCGACCGCGAGAGCCTCCGGGAGACGTACCACGAGGTGCGCGCGGCCTACGAGCGCGTCTTCGACAGCGTCGGTCTCGACGTGGCGGTGGTGGACGCCGACAACACCGTGATGGGCGGGTCGCGCTCCGAGGAGTTCCTCGCGCCCGTCGCGGAGGGCAGCGACCGCCTCGTGTACTGCACCGCGGACGGCTGTCGGTTCGGTGTCACCGACGAACACGACGCGTTCGCCGACTTCGAGGCGGGCGACGCGTGCCCCGACTGCGGCGGCGACCTCAGGGCGAGCGACGGCATCGAGGTCGGGCACGTCTTCGACCTCGGGACGCGGTACTCCGAGGCGATGGGGCTCACCGTCGACACCGCCGACGGCGGCGAGCGCGCCGTCGAGATGGGGAGTTACGGCCTCGGAATCGACCGCTTGCTCCAGACGCTCGTCCAGCAACGCGGCGACGAGGAGTCCTGTGCGTGGCCCGTCACCGACTGGGGCTGTGTCGCGCCCTACCGCGCCGCCGTGATTCCCGTCGGCGACGGCGAGGTCGCGGACGTGGCCGAGCGCATCTACGACGACTGCGGGCGCGAGGACGTGCTATTCTACGACGAACTGAGCGTGGGCGAGCGGTTCGCGGAGAGCGGGCTGCTCGGACTCCCCGCGAAAGTCGTCGTCGGCAACGAGTACCGCGACAGCGGCGTCGTGGACGTGGAGATGGCCGAAGAAACGGTGCAGGTCGCGCCCGAGGAGGTGGCGGACGTCGTCTCGCGGTTCGCGGCGGGCGCTACCGAGTGA
- a CDS encoding CopG family transcriptional regulator → MGNKNKTISFRVNEDTFDALRDIAEERDLSLSAVFRDYVDSLVAHDGRVRVVPENEPEATDGEEFPPKVEVPKSFVREHERLELEAQHLRDQLEEHKAYIDHLRDQLDEDADVEEVIHLEELDGDDEDEPYQLG, encoded by the coding sequence ATGGGGAACAAGAACAAGACCATCTCGTTCCGCGTGAACGAGGACACGTTCGACGCGCTCCGGGACATCGCCGAGGAGCGCGACCTCTCGCTGTCGGCCGTCTTCCGGGACTACGTCGACTCGCTGGTCGCCCACGACGGGCGGGTGCGGGTCGTCCCCGAGAACGAGCCCGAGGCGACCGACGGCGAGGAGTTCCCGCCGAAGGTCGAGGTGCCCAAGAGTTTCGTGCGCGAGCACGAGCGCCTCGAACTGGAGGCCCAGCACCTCCGCGACCAACTGGAGGAGCACAAGGCGTACATCGACCACCTGCGGGACCAACTGGACGAGGATGCGGACGTCGAGGAGGTCATCCACCTCGAAGAACTGGACGGCGACGACGAGGACGAACCGTACCAACTCGGGTAG
- a CDS encoding RPA family protein gives MSNAPTREVARRVFASEFNDAEFTFKESDDERAPLYALLPTGESANRVFVAGTLTETEDIGDDSEYWRGRVVDPTGTFFVYAGQYQPDAASALRDAETPQYVSVVGKPRTFETDDGSVNVSLRPESITEVDEATRDRWVVETAERTMERLEAFDEEGNEYAERARAEYGEDVSAYRRAVLEALEDFDVADAPDAPDA, from the coding sequence ATGAGCAACGCACCCACCCGCGAGGTCGCTCGCCGCGTCTTCGCCAGCGAGTTCAACGACGCCGAGTTCACGTTCAAGGAGTCAGACGACGAGCGCGCGCCGCTGTACGCGCTGTTGCCGACCGGCGAGTCCGCGAACCGCGTGTTCGTCGCCGGCACGCTCACCGAGACCGAGGACATCGGCGACGACTCCGAGTACTGGCGGGGTCGCGTGGTCGACCCGACCGGGACGTTCTTCGTGTACGCCGGACAGTACCAGCCGGACGCCGCGTCGGCGCTCCGGGACGCCGAGACGCCCCAGTACGTCTCCGTGGTCGGAAAGCCGCGGACCTTCGAGACCGACGACGGGTCCGTGAACGTCTCCCTGCGGCCGGAGTCCATCACCGAAGTCGACGAGGCGACCCGCGACCGCTGGGTCGTGGAGACGGCCGAGCGCACGATGGAGCGCCTCGAGGCCTTCGACGAGGAGGGCAACGAGTACGCCGAGCGCGCCCGCGCCGAGTACGGCGAGGACGTGTCCGCGTACCGGCGGGCAGTCCTCGAAGCCTTAGAGGACTTCGACGTGGCGGACGCGCCGGACGCGCCGGACGCGTGA
- a CDS encoding replication factor A (Replication protein A protects and stabilize the intermediate ssDNA that is generated by the unwinding action of a DNA helicase at the replication fork. In addition, SSBs prevent the formation of secondary structures by single-stranded template DNA.), whose protein sequence is MSDLSDTAQEVHDDLSEHVDASVDDVEARLEKLVTEYKVPVDEAQRSVENHYLDEAGLDREDLGGGGNETVEVEDVDEPEQWVDITAKVVELWEPRSDSVGQVGLLGDPTGTIKFTKWAKSDLENLEEGKTYRLGNVVTDEYQGRYSVKLNKTTTIEEVDEEFDVGDNEDEVEGALVDIQSGSGLIKRCPEEDCTRVLQNGRCSEHGEVEGEFDLRIKGVLDDGEDVHEVIFDEEATEALTGIGLEEAKQMAKDALDTTVVADEMRATVLGRYYHVTGPTFGRYVLANETEQLDSPADPEAVLIKARSM, encoded by the coding sequence ATGAGCGACCTTTCAGACACTGCTCAGGAGGTACACGACGACCTCTCGGAGCACGTCGACGCATCTGTCGACGACGTTGAAGCACGGCTCGAGAAACTAGTTACTGAGTACAAGGTCCCGGTAGACGAGGCGCAGCGCAGCGTCGAGAATCACTACCTCGACGAAGCCGGCCTCGACCGCGAGGACCTCGGCGGCGGCGGGAACGAGACCGTCGAAGTCGAGGACGTGGACGAACCCGAACAGTGGGTCGACATCACTGCGAAGGTCGTCGAACTCTGGGAGCCGCGCTCGGACTCCGTCGGGCAGGTCGGCCTGCTCGGCGACCCGACCGGCACCATCAAGTTCACGAAGTGGGCCAAATCCGACCTCGAGAATCTGGAGGAAGGCAAGACCTACCGCCTCGGGAACGTCGTCACCGACGAGTACCAGGGCCGGTACTCCGTGAAACTCAACAAGACGACCACCATCGAGGAGGTCGACGAAGAGTTCGACGTCGGCGACAACGAGGACGAAGTCGAGGGCGCGCTCGTGGACATCCAGTCCGGGAGCGGGCTCATCAAGCGCTGTCCCGAGGAGGACTGCACGCGCGTCCTCCAGAACGGCCGCTGCTCCGAGCACGGCGAGGTAGAGGGCGAGTTCGACCTCCGCATCAAGGGCGTGCTCGACGACGGCGAGGACGTCCACGAGGTCATCTTCGACGAGGAAGCCACCGAAGCCCTCACCGGTATCGGCCTGGAGGAAGCCAAGCAGATGGCCAAGGACGCCCTCGACACCACCGTCGTCGCGGACGAGATGCGCGCGACGGTCCTCGGGCGCTACTACCACGTCACCGGCCCGACGTTCGGGCGGTACGTGCTCGCGAACGAGACCGAACAACTCGACAGTCCGGCCGACCCGGAAGCCGTCCTCATCAAAGCGAGGTCGATGTGA
- a CDS encoding mannose-1-phosphate guanylyltransferase, translating into MTRTAAVLLAGGTGTRLYPASREDRPKQFLALGDDDRSLLRRTADRAGFADDLFVVTRDAYADRVRDEVPEATVLVEPEGKDTGPALAYAASRVADDAPDATMLCLPSDHVVGDGFRETAETAVDVAERTGALVTLGVEPDRPATGYGYVEPGADRGDHFEVAQFREKPDESEAERLLARDCLWNAGMFTWTPEAFLDAARAGPLAPVVSALETGGVADAFARADPVSVDYAVLERAGDVRVVPAGFDWDDVGAWDALERLLDGENAVLGDAATVDASGNVLASDDKHVSVVGANDLVVAAFDDRVLVVPKDDAQRVRELVAELREQGLF; encoded by the coding sequence GTGACCCGCACCGCGGCCGTCCTGCTCGCCGGCGGCACCGGCACCCGACTCTACCCCGCGAGTCGCGAAGACCGCCCGAAGCAGTTCCTCGCGCTCGGCGACGACGACCGCAGCCTCCTCCGGCGCACCGCAGACCGCGCCGGCTTCGCGGACGATCTGTTCGTCGTCACCCGGGACGCGTACGCCGACCGCGTGCGCGATGAAGTCCCGGAAGCGACTGTCCTCGTCGAACCCGAGGGGAAGGACACGGGGCCCGCGCTCGCCTACGCCGCGAGTCGCGTGGCCGACGACGCGCCGGACGCGACGATGCTCTGTCTCCCGAGCGACCACGTGGTCGGCGACGGCTTCCGCGAGACCGCCGAGACCGCCGTCGACGTGGCCGAACGCACCGGCGCGCTGGTGACACTCGGCGTCGAACCCGACCGCCCGGCCACCGGCTACGGCTACGTCGAACCGGGCGCCGACCGCGGCGACCACTTCGAGGTCGCGCAGTTCCGCGAGAAACCCGACGAGAGCGAGGCCGAGCGCCTGCTCGCACGCGACTGCCTGTGGAACGCGGGGATGTTCACGTGGACGCCCGAGGCCTTCCTCGACGCCGCCCGCGCCGGCCCACTGGCGCCCGTGGTGTCCGCACTCGAAACCGGGGGCGTCGCAGATGCGTTCGCGCGCGCCGACCCCGTGAGCGTGGACTACGCGGTGTTAGAGCGCGCCGGCGACGTGCGCGTCGTGCCCGCCGGCTTCGACTGGGACGACGTGGGCGCGTGGGACGCGCTCGAACGCCTGCTCGACGGCGAGAACGCGGTCCTCGGCGACGCCGCGACCGTCGACGCGTCGGGGAATGTGCTCGCCAGCGACGACAAACACGTCTCGGTCGTCGGCGCGAACGACCTCGTCGTCGCGGCGTTCGACGACCGCGTGCTCGTCGTCCCGAAAGACGACGCCCAGCGCGTCCGCGAACTCGTGGCCGAGTTGCGGGAGCAGGGCCTATTCTAA
- a CDS encoding Dph6-related ATP pyrophosphatase, with translation MIAVSWSGGKDCAVALRELRADPDREVAELLTTVREDVQRSSMHGVRREHHEAQADALGLALRVVELPADVGNDAYERRMREAHEAMASEGIDTVAFADLFLEDIRAYREANLDGGALSGAFPLWGRDTEALAREFAADFDAVVVCVDDDALDASFAGRAFDESFLDDLPDGVDPCGEHGEFHTFVRDGPGFDQRVAVEPAERVTKTVGGGTFHYCELE, from the coding sequence ATGATTGCGGTGTCGTGGAGCGGCGGGAAGGACTGCGCGGTGGCGCTCCGGGAACTCCGGGCCGACCCCGACCGGGAGGTCGCCGAACTCCTGACGACCGTCAGGGAGGACGTCCAGCGGTCGTCGATGCACGGCGTGCGACGCGAACACCACGAGGCCCAAGCCGACGCGCTCGGGCTCGCGCTCCGGGTCGTGGAACTGCCCGCTGACGTTGGCAACGACGCCTACGAGCGACGGATGCGGGAGGCACACGAGGCGATGGCGAGCGAAGGCATCGACACAGTGGCGTTCGCGGACCTGTTTCTGGAGGACATTCGCGCGTACCGCGAGGCGAACCTCGACGGGGGCGCGCTGTCGGGCGCGTTCCCGCTGTGGGGCCGAGACACCGAGGCGTTGGCCCGCGAGTTCGCCGCCGACTTCGACGCTGTGGTAGTGTGCGTCGACGACGACGCGCTCGACGCGTCGTTCGCGGGCCGCGCGTTCGACGAATCGTTCCTCGACGACCTGCCCGACGGCGTCGACCCCTGCGGCGAGCACGGGGAGTTCCACACGTTCGTCAGGGACGGCCCCGGGTTCGACCAGCGCGTGGCCGTCGAACCCGCAGAGCGCGTGACGAAGACGGTCGGCGGCGGAACGTTCCACTACTGCGAGTTAGAATAG
- a CDS encoding Tfx family DNA-binding protein has product MNGDAPDADALLSKVGFDAAESVLTRRQAEVLALRERDVPQADIADRLGTSRANISKVESSARANVRKARETVAFADALRAPVHVTVEAGTDLYDVPDAVYDAADDANVAVSLSAPEVMKRVSEVGEDAVADREVSTRLLLTVDADGDLRVRAAPDDE; this is encoded by the coding sequence ATGAACGGCGACGCGCCGGACGCGGACGCGCTCCTCTCGAAGGTCGGGTTCGACGCGGCGGAGAGCGTGCTGACGCGCCGGCAGGCGGAGGTGTTGGCGCTCCGGGAGCGCGACGTGCCACAGGCCGACATCGCGGACCGCCTCGGGACGTCCCGCGCGAACATCTCGAAGGTGGAGTCGAGCGCGCGAGCGAACGTGCGGAAGGCCCGCGAGACGGTCGCGTTCGCCGACGCGCTGCGAGCGCCCGTGCACGTGACCGTCGAGGCGGGCACCGACCTCTACGACGTGCCCGACGCCGTCTACGACGCCGCGGACGACGCGAACGTCGCGGTGTCGCTGTCGGCGCCCGAGGTGATGAAACGCGTGAGCGAGGTCGGCGAGGACGCGGTGGCCGACCGCGAGGTGTCGACGCGCCTGTTGCTCACCGTGGACGCGGACGGCGACCTCCGGGTGCGGGCGGCGCCCGACGACGAATGA
- a CDS encoding TRAM domain-containing protein produces MADCPLADDCPSFQEQIEGMGCQHYGDRGGMEWCNHYNQPIEDLKTAPVVPGEEVVLEVDDMHESGAGVGRQEESGFIVMVDGVLPPARVKAEVTKVKPNYARADLIEKLPEEPDDEEAADDDEEDEDEEQESEGSETSERLGSRENFWGN; encoded by the coding sequence ATGGCCGACTGTCCACTCGCCGACGACTGCCCCAGCTTTCAGGAACAGATAGAGGGGATGGGGTGTCAGCACTACGGCGACCGCGGCGGGATGGAGTGGTGTAACCACTACAATCAGCCCATCGAGGACCTGAAGACCGCGCCCGTGGTGCCCGGCGAGGAGGTCGTTCTGGAGGTCGACGACATGCACGAGAGCGGCGCGGGCGTCGGCCGACAGGAGGAGAGTGGCTTCATCGTGATGGTCGACGGCGTCCTGCCGCCGGCCCGCGTGAAAGCCGAAGTGACGAAGGTGAAACCGAACTACGCGCGCGCCGACCTCATCGAGAAGTTGCCGGAGGAACCCGACGACGAGGAGGCCGCGGACGACGACGAGGAAGACGAGGACGAGGAGCAGGAAAGCGAGGGCAGCGAGACGTCCGAGCGCCTCGGCAGCCGCGAGAACTTCTGGGGGAACTAG
- a CDS encoding DUF2298 domain-containing protein encodes MEYLLAAYWLVATLAFAAAVVPLCARLFSGFPDSGAGLAPGVAFAALALAAYWLGRLHWGWSVAVASAFLVVAVGVFAGRDADLPDARALAGPTAVFLAAFAFFVAVRAVDPAAHPGGGEKFLDFGLLRALTLDHSLPPEDIWFAGEPVRYYYGGILSVAAFTELTGVAPAHAYNLGLATFYAGLASGAYSLGAAIADHRGRSPVLAGALVVAFVCLGGFVATPFRLLLGFLPEAFAREHFAWAWAGIRIGDPFAHATTLSEWPYWIGRYVVPSTITVTPFWAYLNGDLHAHVLAPTLLLPGVGVAFAAYRATDRRRRLALLFGALPVVAGALAITSTWSLPTVAGVGFLAVALADAHPAASLPERLRGRVPRRGALGELSRYGLAVAVGAFVALAGLAFAAPFVLFYAPDNGGVGFLPPRSPFPAYLLVWGGFVAAFAAHFARRVGLGALRTAGVLLAWGVALAASTLLDAGSLALLLPVIAVGWYLRRRNRAGFAALLAVAGAGLLVAVELAYAKVWPYDPDAIRWNTVYKVSMQASVLWGVGAGVAAASLLEPLRERLRALVGDGAVRFSTTDAASALVAVLVVTASLTFPAVALTGHFGDPVVEPKRATTDATQFVETWHPEEADAFQWLRTNTDGQPTMVTAVGDPIYQWVSAPSVFTGLPTVVGWEHEAGYRGTDAFRDRATDVEFIYRGDRATRALLYDKYDVEYVYYGPVERERYPDAEFGGPGVREVYANDAVTVYRVDADEACAATDLDCYDD; translated from the coding sequence ATGGAGTACCTGCTCGCCGCGTACTGGCTCGTGGCGACGCTCGCGTTCGCCGCCGCCGTCGTCCCCCTGTGTGCGCGCCTCTTCAGCGGGTTCCCCGACAGCGGCGCGGGCCTCGCGCCCGGCGTCGCGTTCGCCGCGCTCGCGCTCGCCGCGTACTGGCTCGGCCGCCTCCACTGGGGGTGGAGCGTCGCCGTCGCCAGCGCGTTCCTCGTCGTTGCCGTCGGCGTGTTCGCCGGCCGCGACGCCGACCTCCCGGACGCGCGAGCGCTCGCGGGACCGACCGCCGTCTTCCTCGCCGCGTTCGCGTTCTTCGTCGCGGTGCGCGCCGTCGACCCCGCCGCCCACCCCGGCGGCGGCGAGAAGTTCCTCGACTTCGGGCTGTTGCGCGCGCTCACGCTCGACCACAGCCTCCCGCCCGAGGACATCTGGTTCGCCGGGGAGCCCGTGCGCTACTACTACGGCGGCATCCTCTCGGTCGCCGCGTTCACCGAACTCACGGGCGTCGCGCCGGCCCACGCCTACAACCTCGGACTGGCGACGTTCTACGCCGGCCTCGCGTCGGGCGCGTACTCGCTGGGCGCCGCCATCGCCGACCACCGCGGGCGCTCCCCGGTGCTGGCGGGCGCCCTCGTCGTCGCGTTCGTCTGCCTCGGCGGGTTCGTCGCGACGCCGTTCCGCCTGCTCCTCGGATTCCTGCCCGAGGCGTTCGCCCGCGAGCACTTCGCGTGGGCGTGGGCCGGCATCCGCATCGGCGACCCGTTCGCGCACGCCACCACGCTCTCGGAGTGGCCGTACTGGATCGGCCGATACGTCGTCCCCTCGACCATCACCGTGACGCCGTTCTGGGCGTACCTGAACGGCGACCTGCACGCCCACGTCCTCGCGCCGACGCTCCTCCTGCCGGGCGTCGGCGTCGCGTTCGCCGCGTACCGCGCGACCGACCGCCGTCGCCGCCTCGCGCTCCTGTTCGGCGCGCTCCCCGTCGTCGCCGGCGCGCTCGCCATCACGAGCACGTGGAGTCTCCCCACCGTCGCCGGCGTCGGCTTCCTCGCCGTCGCGCTCGCCGACGCCCACCCCGCCGCCTCGCTCCCCGAACGACTCCGGGGGCGCGTCCCGAGACGCGGCGCGCTCGGCGAACTCTCCCGGTACGGCCTCGCAGTCGCCGTCGGCGCGTTCGTCGCGCTCGCCGGCCTCGCCTTTGCCGCGCCGTTCGTGCTGTTCTACGCGCCCGACAACGGCGGCGTCGGCTTCCTCCCGCCGCGCAGTCCGTTCCCCGCCTACCTCCTCGTCTGGGGTGGGTTTGTCGCCGCGTTCGCCGCGCACTTCGCTCGCAGAGTCGGCCTCGGCGCCCTCCGGACTGCCGGCGTCCTGCTCGCGTGGGGCGTCGCGCTCGCCGCCAGCACGCTCCTCGACGCCGGGTCGCTCGCGCTCCTGTTGCCCGTCATCGCCGTCGGGTGGTACCTGCGACGCAGGAACCGCGCCGGGTTCGCCGCCCTGCTCGCCGTCGCCGGCGCCGGCCTGCTCGTCGCCGTCGAACTCGCGTACGCCAAGGTGTGGCCGTACGACCCCGACGCAATCCGGTGGAACACCGTCTACAAGGTGTCGATGCAGGCGAGTGTGCTGTGGGGCGTCGGCGCTGGCGTCGCTGCCGCCAGCCTCCTCGAACCGCTCCGCGAGCGCCTGCGCGCGCTCGTCGGTGACGGCGCCGTGCGCTTCTCGACCACCGACGCTGCGAGCGCGCTCGTCGCCGTCCTCGTCGTTACCGCCTCCCTCACCTTCCCCGCCGTCGCGCTCACCGGGCACTTCGGCGACCCCGTGGTCGAACCGAAGCGCGCGACGACGGACGCCACCCAGTTCGTGGAGACGTGGCACCCCGAGGAAGCCGACGCCTTCCAGTGGCTCCGAACGAACACCGACGGCCAGCCGACGATGGTCACCGCCGTCGGCGACCCCATCTACCAGTGGGTGAGCGCGCCGTCGGTGTTCACCGGTCTCCCCACCGTCGTCGGGTGGGAACACGAGGCCGGCTACCGGGGGACCGACGCGTTCCGCGACCGCGCGACCGACGTCGAGTTCATCTACCGGGGCGACCGCGCCACGCGAGCGCTGCTCTACGACAAGTACGACGTCGAGTACGTCTACTACGGGCCGGTCGAGCGCGAGCGCTACCCGGACGCCGAGTTCGGCGGCCCCGGCGTCCGCGAGGTCTACGCGAACGACGCGGTCACCGTCTACCGCGTCGACGCCGACGAGGCCTGCGCCGCCACCGACCTCGATTGCTACGACGACTGA
- a CDS encoding radical SAM protein, with the protein MISKGCEQCAKGGKMVLFVYGYCDQRDCFYCPLGENRKNVQQVYANERPVEEDSDIVEEAKLMDALGTSITGGEPQEVMDKTCRYLRLLKDEFGEDHHTHLYTGITGGRENMRRLSEAGLDEIRFHPPYEQWGDLHGTEWEDILYIAREEGLTPAFEIPGIRAEQEFLDFLDEGAADFCNVNEFEMSQGNYERMQEAGYELQENHMSAVDGSKDAILEEMADHEKVYFCTSVFKDAAQHRSRLKRMARNVRREFDEVTDDGTLVYGKTTVSPERIRELGVPEEFYTVKSDHVEVAWWLLEEMIEDGDVSQGEIVEQYPTYDGQVVERTPLA; encoded by the coding sequence ATGATTTCCAAGGGCTGTGAGCAGTGCGCGAAAGGAGGGAAGATGGTCCTCTTCGTCTACGGTTACTGCGACCAGCGCGACTGCTTTTACTGCCCGCTCGGCGAGAACCGGAAGAACGTCCAGCAGGTGTACGCCAACGAGCGTCCGGTCGAGGAGGACTCGGACATCGTCGAGGAGGCGAAACTGATGGACGCGCTCGGCACCTCCATCACGGGCGGGGAGCCACAGGAAGTGATGGACAAGACCTGTCGGTACCTCCGCCTGCTCAAAGACGAGTTCGGCGAGGACCACCACACGCACCTCTACACCGGAATTACGGGCGGCCGCGAGAACATGCGCCGCCTGTCGGAGGCAGGTCTGGACGAGATTCGGTTCCACCCGCCCTACGAGCAGTGGGGCGACCTCCACGGCACCGAGTGGGAGGACATCCTCTACATCGCGCGAGAGGAGGGCCTGACGCCCGCCTTCGAGATTCCGGGCATCCGCGCCGAGCAGGAGTTCCTCGACTTCCTCGACGAGGGCGCCGCCGACTTCTGTAACGTCAACGAGTTCGAGATGAGTCAGGGGAACTACGAGCGCATGCAGGAGGCCGGCTACGAACTCCAGGAGAACCACATGAGCGCGGTGGACGGCTCGAAGGACGCGATTCTGGAAGAGATGGCCGACCACGAGAAGGTGTACTTCTGCACGTCCGTGTTCAAGGACGCCGCCCAGCACCGCTCCCGATTGAAGCGGATGGCGCGGAACGTCCGCCGGGAGTTCGACGAGGTCACGGACGACGGCACGCTCGTCTACGGGAAGACGACGGTCAGCCCCGAGCGCATCCGCGAACTCGGCGTCCCCGAGGAGTTCTACACCGTGAAGTCCGACCACGTCGAGGTCGCGTGGTGGCTCCTCGAAGAGATGATAGAGGACGGCGACGTGAGTCAGGGCGAAATCGTGGAGCAGTACCCGACCTACGACGGCCAAGTCGTCGAGCGAACGCCGCTGGCGTAG
- a CDS encoding MFS transporter, which yields MDDASRRRALFAVLAVVFVDLVGFGVVIPVLPFYTRFFGGDELVIGLLAASYSLMQFVGAPVLGTLSDRRGRRPVILVSVAGSALAWTVFGFATGLAWLFASRLLAGAMGGNVAAAQAYVADITPEDDRTRALGLVGAAFGLGFIVGPSLGAVLSFDPVVAAVARLAPDWLPISRFSLPAFGAAVLALANLALAYRYLPETRRVATAGVAETTPLADLRAAASAPALRGLLVAFFALSFAFSGVQIMFIPFVADVYDYGTTQSALLLAYIGVLSVLVQGVFVGRFTDRVGEARATVFGVSVLVAAVAALPVAPELGRALLPFVTAGALGPELAALLAVLVALALGNGVLNVTLVALVSRRASADLQGSAFGVTQSAGSLARTVGPVVMGGAYATVGYWAPFALGALTLLPVVAITRRLARDDADYRLTDPGHVR from the coding sequence ATGGACGACGCGAGCCGACGCCGCGCGCTGTTCGCCGTGCTCGCGGTCGTGTTCGTGGACCTCGTCGGGTTCGGCGTCGTCATCCCCGTCCTCCCCTTTTACACGCGGTTCTTCGGCGGCGACGAACTCGTCATCGGCCTGCTCGCGGCGTCGTACTCGCTGATGCAGTTCGTCGGCGCGCCCGTCCTCGGCACGCTGTCGGACCGCCGCGGCCGCCGCCCCGTCATCCTCGTCTCCGTCGCCGGGAGCGCGCTCGCGTGGACGGTGTTCGGATTCGCCACCGGCCTCGCGTGGCTGTTCGCGTCCCGCCTGCTCGCCGGCGCGATGGGCGGGAACGTCGCCGCCGCGCAGGCCTACGTCGCCGACATCACGCCCGAGGACGACCGGACGCGCGCGCTCGGCCTCGTCGGCGCGGCGTTCGGCCTCGGCTTCATCGTCGGGCCGTCGCTCGGCGCGGTGCTCTCGTTTGACCCCGTGGTCGCCGCCGTCGCCCGCCTCGCGCCCGACTGGCTCCCGATTTCGCGGTTCTCGCTGCCCGCGTTCGGCGCCGCCGTCCTCGCGCTCGCGAACCTCGCGCTCGCCTACCGCTACCTCCCCGAGACGCGCCGCGTCGCCACCGCCGGCGTCGCCGAGACGACGCCGCTCGCGGACCTCCGCGCCGCGGCGAGTGCGCCCGCGCTCAGGGGCCTGCTCGTCGCCTTCTTCGCGCTGTCGTTCGCGTTCTCCGGCGTCCAAATCATGTTCATCCCGTTCGTCGCCGACGTCTACGACTACGGCACCACGCAGAGCGCGCTGTTGCTCGCGTACATCGGCGTGCTCTCCGTGCTCGTACAGGGCGTCTTCGTCGGGCGGTTCACCGACCGCGTCGGCGAGGCGCGCGCCACCGTCTTCGGGGTGTCCGTCCTCGTCGCCGCCGTCGCCGCGCTTCCCGTCGCCCCCGAACTCGGGCGTGCGCTCCTCCCGTTCGTCACTGCCGGCGCGCTCGGCCCCGAACTCGCCGCCCTGCTCGCCGTGCTCGTCGCGCTCGCGCTCGGCAACGGCGTGTTGAACGTCACGCTCGTCGCGCTCGTCTCCCGGCGCGCGAGCGCCGACCTGCAGGGCTCCGCGTTCGGCGTCACGCAGTCGGCGGGCAGTCTCGCCCGTACCGTCGGGCCCGTCGTCATGGGCGGCGCGTACGCCACCGTCGGCTACTGGGCGCCGTTCGCGCTCGGCGCGCTCACCCTCCTGCCCGTCGTCGCCATCACGCGCCGCCTCGCCCGCGACGACGCCGACTACCGACTCACGGACCCCGGCCACGTCAGGTGA